The nucleotide sequence AGCGACCTAAAACAAGAGTTAAAGATTGAAAAACTTGATTATCTGGTCATATCGGGTGACTTCAGCAACACTTCAGTTGAGTCCGAGTATTCTGTAGCTGCTGAAATGATTGAGAAGATAATCACAGAATTTCGACTGGATAAAAGCCGTGTTGTCATCGTCCCCGGAAATCATGATCTCAACTGGGATCTCGCTGATGAGTCATATACACCAAAGCGAACACCTCCTTCCGGTATTTTTCAGGACAAGGTAGTATCTCTAGGTGATAAAGGATACCTGGTCCGTGATGAAGAGAAGTACAAAAAAAGGTTTGATCACTTTAATTCGTATTTATACAGTCAAATCCTCAAAGGTGAATCATACCCGTCTGACTACGCAGATCAGATCCTCTTTGTAGAAAACCCTGAAGATAGGATCCTCTTCCTTGGTTTCAATTCATCCTGGAATATTGACCCGTATTTTCCAGATCGATCTGGAATCAACCCGGAGGCCCTGAACAGAGCAATTGATAGAGTGAAAGACAAAGTCTATGACGGCTGGCTCAAAATCGCGGTCTTCCATCATCCGGTATCAGGACTTGAGATGATGAATGATGTATTTATGCAGATATTAGCGGTCCATAACTTTCAGATCGTTCTTCATGGGCATATTCATACACCAAACGAAGGCTATTACAAGTATGATACAAGAAGAGGTATCCATATAATCGGGGCAGGATGCTTTGGAAAACCGACCAGGATCCAAGATAATCCAACTCCACTCCAGTATAATATAATTCAATACGACACTGAACAGGAGCAGATAACCGTCCACACACGAAAAAGAGACGACCACCTCGGTGCCTGGATGGCTGATTCACGATGGAGTGATAAGAATCATCCAGATCCCTATTATCATATCAACCTGGGTCAAGTAAAAAAAAAGATTTGAAAAGTACCCTGAATCCGATCTCATTTGATCTAGCCATTGCAGAAAATCTCGAAAAGTTCACCGGGAGAAAATGGCTGATTGAAGAGATAGATGAATGGGTCAACGATCCAAATGGCAGAAGAGTATACTGGATCCTGGGTCGTCCCGGGATCGGGAAGACTGCCCTTGCCATCAAGTACAACAATATCCATGATCTTTCAGCGTTTTTTCTGTTTCAGTATGACAACTCCGAGACGATCAATCCCCAGCGTTTTGTCAAAACCCTGGCATACGAGCTTAGCATCAGTATTTCTGCCTATCAGGATTTGCTTGAGAAGATAGACCTCGACTCAAAAAAGGATCTCGACGGACCTGCTCTCCTCAATGAACTGATTATCATCCCTTTTTATCAGATTGGCAACCTGGAGCATCAGGTCATCATTCTGCTTGATGGGCTTGATGAGATCTTTCAGAGGCATGGGATGGAAAATATCCCCCAGGAAATGGTTCAGACACTTCGTGCTCTCTATCACCGGACTGAAAGTATGCCATTTCGGTTTATCTTTTCAAGCAGGGATAGTCAGGCGGTTCAGACTGAGTTGCAGCTGGATGCTGTTAAACCACAGTTCATTGATCCGGATAGCAAACAAAATAGAGATGATATCAGGGAATATCTCAGGAAAGAACTCGGAAATATCACCGGAGAGGTTATTCCTGATGAGACACTTGAGGACATTGGTGTAAAAAGTGAGGGATTCTTTATCTATGCATCTTTTTTCTACAAAGCGGTAAGGGATAAGATCTTTTCCCTCGATCAACCATCATTCCCAACTGGTCTCAGTGCTATGTATCTTGAGTACTTTGAGAAGCAGTTTCATGATATCCAAAAGTATGAACAGAAAATAATTCCAGCAATCCAGGTTATCTGTGCTGCCAGAGAAGCCTTGCCTGCTCAAATTCTGACCGGTATAATTGAGGGAGAAGAGGTTGGGATGAATAAATTAAGGATTCAGATAGACTCCCTTTTTTCTTTTGAAAATAATGCTGTTCGTCCCTTTCACTCATCAATTGTAGAATGGATCTCTGATGAAAAAAAGTCTGGCAGGTACTATGTGAGTCTCAAAAAGGGGCATGCATCTCTCTCCGAATATGGATTTAATCATGTGATGAGTGGTGAGATACATGAGTACTTCCTGAGAAATCTTGCATATCACCTGCTAGCAATCAGGGATGAGAAGAGGCTGTCTGAACTCATGGTAAACCAGGAGTTCTTTGTGAGATCATACGAATCTGATTACCAGACTCTTCAGAGATTGTGGGTAATACTTGAGAATGAGACGTCATTGAGGATGGAGCAGGTGTATGCACTGCCGCAGGGGAACAGAAAAACCTCTTCAACAGTCTCCAAACTTCAGACCTTTTTCTTTGGGCGTTCAGATCAAACAAACGGCTCTGAGTTTTCCAATTGGTATATCATTGATATTGGGAACCTCCTTCAGCGTATGAGCAAGTTGACCACAGCATACGACTGGTATCATCTTCTTGAAAAAAAGGCGAG is from Methanospirillum lacunae and encodes:
- a CDS encoding metallophosphoesterase family protein codes for the protein MSQYILHLSDLHIDDAGQADTYRTRLESDLKQELKIEKLDYLVISGDFSNTSVESEYSVAAEMIEKIITEFRLDKSRVVIVPGNHDLNWDLADESYTPKRTPPSGIFQDKVVSLGDKGYLVRDEEKYKKRFDHFNSYLYSQILKGESYPSDYADQILFVENPEDRILFLGFNSSWNIDPYFPDRSGINPEALNRAIDRVKDKVYDGWLKIAVFHHPVSGLEMMNDVFMQILAVHNFQIVLHGHIHTPNEGYYKYDTRRGIHIIGAGCFGKPTRIQDNPTPLQYNIIQYDTEQEQITVHTRKRDDHLGAWMADSRWSDKNHPDPYYHINLGQVKKKI